atagagctcccccttcattctgaaatcatcccttcttcgagttttctctcatcttataagcatttgagtgcttagttctataatatttgtgaggtgttttgttctcctgtattaagagagtgtgtgttctctttggaaatacagtgagtgagttgtacaccacaaaatattatagtggaattcttttcatcttgcccgtggtttttacccaaataatttttaggggttttccacgtaaatctcggtgtctagtttaaaattttattttcgggttttattatctcaaattccgcacgtgggaccaacacaATACACAAGTGGCTGCAATCCACTCCGCCCCTCACGTGCACAGATGGGTGCCCATCTTTTCTCAACAGAGTCTGCAATAGTATATCCATAAAAGCTACGGGCTTTTTCATGTTACGCAGCACGATAACTAGCCAATTCATTCATCTTTTGGACATGGTTGATCGGAGAAAGTTTTGATGAGCTTAGAGAACTTCGCTCTGCCTTCTCTGTGACCCGGACATCAACAAGATTTATAGCAATAGAGCATTGGAAACCCCCCCTTTTTCTCAAGTAATTCCTACCAATGGCCGATTTGCTTCTCGTAGAGCACCTCAGAATGTCAACTCTAAATAGATCATCCTCATAATATAGAACAACCCATGAGTCAAAGATTTTCAAGATTCTTGCAAAATCTCAACAAGATTCTCAGTAATCATACATCAAAGGCtttattcattttttaattattaatttttttaaaaatttaggcCCCAAAAAAATATGGGCCTGAGGCCTGCCCTAACTCTGGATAGGATCGGCCCTGCCGAATCTCCAGGAGGTCTCTCCCCCTCCGAAGGCCCCCCCTTCCACCGGAGTCCTTTGCCCAATGCAGTTCTTTGATGGTTCTTTCCATTCGCTACCGCTGATCATCATCATAATTATGCCAACAATTCAAGATGAGCTAATTAGAGTATTGTTGTTATATATAATAATGGATTAAATCAATGCTTTTGATCGATCTTACTTGTAATGAACCGCGGAGATTCCTTGATAAAACAGAGAACAACTTGGTGGGATCGATGTTGGAATCAACCCACTTAGCCCGAGTTGTCAGAGCAATTTTGTATGCCTCCATTCGATCCATGTCCGAGATTATCTTGTCACGGCCAATTTGATACTTGTCCCATTTGCATCCGTCCGATTGTAAATCTattattttttcttaatttcggTCCAATTCTTGACGCATCATCAAAAAAGTCAAGATTTTCGATTTCATATCGACATTTTCTGATATTACATCaactattaaataaaataagcggaaattgaacaaataaaaaaaccaTTTTCCCATTTTAAATCCTACGTCTGAAGTCGGCCCGTGTGGGTCCACCAGTGATAGCTGTTGAAGATTAAGACATCGACTCCGAGCTATAGGTCGCTGCCTACGAGTGTATCAAGCTGGACTGCTGGAGTGTGCGGTTCGCTAAATCTACCAGGAATCCATTTTTCATTAACATGATCGAAACTCCATATTCCTTTAATTCgttcaaaaaacaaaaatatgtcAATAAAACTCGATCGGGCATTCCCAATCTTTTGTTACCACACTAAGAATCAAAGTTTTAGCGACTGAAAAACATAAAGATTCAGAGATGAATTCTACAATCACATGATAAAATTACCAGAAATGATCCCACATGCATGATCATCTCGATGGAAGAAATTGGATATTTCCGGAAAGGCAAGACTCAAGAGTAGTGATCATTCCTCGCGAGCCTAAGGTGAAATTAGAATTCGGGAGTGCAGAGTGAAGCATACACCCCAGTGATTGCCACTGGTTTTCACTCAGTGAATCCCCCACAAACATTATCTTCTTGCCTCTCATTTTTTTCCAGAAACACCTTCCCATCAAACCTGGCACGTCAAATTAATACACCAATCTGTTAAATCTTTTTCAATCTAGGCTCCTTCGACTTTCTACGTACTCCCATTACCCAGAGATTAACAGGCAGCAATGTACCTGGAAACGTCACAATCAAGTGGCTTCCATCTATATTTCAGGTACATTTTATCAGGCCTCCCGTTTTTCAGACAATCGAGTCCAATGTTGCTGAAGGGGCACTGGGATGCATCGTAAAGTGGATAAGAATCGTCGAAAATCCAGCTTCCCTTGAACAAATCACAGCTTTTCAGTTGCTTTTGTTCCTCGAATGCTACAGATTTTGCCAGTAGAAAAGAGATAACAATGGCAAACAAGTGACAGAGGGGCGACAAAGGCTTGGAACCCATTCTGTATTGGAGAGAATCCAAGTTGTGTTGGTATTTATAGTGTATTTCACTGGTTACTTAGGGAAAATTATACTTTTGATCCCTTAGTTACCAGAAGTTGTAATTTTAGTccttttaattattatatatatatcaaattgtgaagaaaaaaaaagtttCTTAAAATATTCCCTATTCAAtattaggcaaaaatttgtatgagacggtctgacggtcgtattttgtgagacatatatcttatttaaaTCATTCATTAATTTTGATCCCAGTATTACCAGGAGTTGTAATTTTAGTccttataattatatatatccaATTGTGACAGGAAAAAAAACGTTTCTCAAAATGTTCCCTATTCAGTCTTAATTTAAGAATTATGATAACTCTAATTTCCGATAAGTAATATAAATTACAGCAAAACTATAATTAGATTAAATCGATATTAACTATATGGAATCCACTAATTTCGATTTTAAGTTGGTTATGAATTTTGAAACTAAGTGTGTCACCATACTGTGgaaatttaaaaatgtttttttttttggaaaacaaAAGACAGTATATGGTACGAAATGTTTCCTTAACATATATTGAAGTGCATTTTAagacaaataaattaaaatatggtaAAAGTAGTTACTCGACAGTTGACAAATTGCAGTTGTATAGTTTGGCTAtcctgttttttttttacagtaAAACCTgtaattttattcaaaaatttcaaggtCTAATAAGATTACAAGATTTATTAACCAAAGAGGAAAAGTTCCTGGCATCCACACAAACAAGGATGAGGAAGAAATAGCAAAAGAAGCTAAATAATGTGCTACTTTATTCGCTAAGCGCATCACATGGTTCAACGTTAAGGAAGTATGATTACTCATAAGTCGTCTGATATCAGTTGCAAAAGTGTCAACATAGCTAAAGTCCTCTTCTGGACGTGTGAATGCTTGCACAGCCAAAAGAGAATCCGAGCAAATTTGATGAAGTTGAAGATGATGATCCTGCTACACCAAAGAGAGTCCCTCGGCAATAGCTGTTAGTTCAGCTATAAGAACAAACTGTGGCTTAGTAATTTTCTTCCCAAACGCCAACATAGGTTGGCCCTCGTCATTGCGCACCACTCCCCCTATTGCAAAGCTAGCAGAGGCCTTCTTATACGCTACATCAACATCCAATCGCAGATGATTCAGGGGAGGAGCTACCCAATTTTTCGAGGAATTTACGGGTTCAAGATTGCTAGGATATGTTAACAACTTTCGGGCCTCCTGAAAATCATGAAGCAAATGCTCACACCATTCCGCATTCGCCACCACATTTCTCGCGTCTGAGTCATGAACCTTTTTTAGTCTCTCTGACCAAATTGCATAGGCACGAATTGCAAAAAATTCAAACTCCATTCTAGTAAGTTTCTCCTTCATCCATTGGGCAATAACCAAAACCTCTATATGGCAAACTTATTTCAAGAACCTCCAAAAGATTGTTTTTTTTTCCAACAAGCTTTAACAGCCCGACATGAGAACAAAGCATGGCTCGTGGAATCCATGCCAAAATGACATAGCAAACATGCACCAGATGTAGGGACATGATGAGCCATCAAGTTTATCGACGTAGGGTTGAGATGATGAACCACACGCCACCAAAAAATGCGAACCTTCGGAGGAACTGAAAGAGTCCATAAAAATTTCCACCAAGTTTTGAGTTGTGATTCTGAACTATGTGCTGGAGGCTCGTAGAAGCCAATAGCAGTTTTATTAGTGTAGACTTGCATTTTCctttattttaaatcatatattttctcgagtaaaaaaataaaatatctaaaaACCTCGATTTTGAAATATATAGTTCTTTCTCTAACATTGTGCACCACAAAAGTCGCAGTCTCAAACCAATTCGTCCGCAAAAGACATGTATGGTGAGGATAATTTGAATATCACATTCCAATATAGAAATTTAATTCAtattgttaaaatcataccaatcGTCTATTTCATGGACAACCATATGAATTAGGTAAAATAAATTGATAGCTAGGAAAGAAGTTGAAAGAATTATTTTCATCACAAAAATTGTCTCCCGCTCGTATAATCCAAAACGTTTCCTAAAACTTCTTTGGAAACTCTTGTCAGGTATCAATGACTGAATATATATTTCTTCTTTCAAAGAATGAGACTGTAAAGAATTTGGTTCCAGGTATCTGGAACTCCAGGCAGACACCAATGGCTGCAATCCATCCCCGCTTCACCGCTGAACCCGTAAATGGAAGGATGCCCATCTTTTCGCAGCAATGACAGGTTTGTTACGTCCAGCAATTTCGTAGGTTTCTTGATTGTGCTCAATACCCTTTTTAACACTGTTAATGCAGGTGGCAAGCCTCCTGGATATGTTGATCCCAGTAGGGGTTCTTTCTGGCCGACACAAGATTTTGCACGTGGTTCTCCCCATAAGCTCCCACTGTTAAATAAAAAGAATTCAATAAATGAGGCAAAATACAACATGattcatttaaaattcatcTTATCTGAACAACTCcatgcaacatatttttttCAATGTTTTCTATCATAGTGTTGCCCTGGAGTTTAGAAGTCTGATTGAAGGAAATTTCTGAAAATGTGTCTTGGTGATTACATCACATTAATGGCCCCTAGGATGCTCTGTATGCACGTATTCGAAATTATGATCCTCATATGATCAATTGTCTTTTGGGATGATGATTAACGTTATACTATTCCAGATTGAGAATATTTTTAGTGTAACTTGGCTGTCTTATAAAATAACATCTTTTCTCTAAGCTTCTTCATCTGTTAGGCCTAACATTTCATCCAAATCCTTGTCAGATATGTTAATCTACCAACTCgcgtataaaaatatcatgtgcAGTGAAACTCTATCACTTAAACACTTACTTGTAATGTGAGGGAGATATCCCCTGAAAGAAAACTTTGGTCTTAGCAGGATCGATGTTGGCATCCACCCAGCCTCCCCATGTAACAAGTGCTTTCTCAAAGGCCGCTGTTCGGTCCATGTCTTTGTATAACTTCCCTCGTAGTTCAATATAATCCCATCTGAAAACACAACAATTCAATGACGGTACTTGGCAAAACTGAATTACCAACTTGTGACTCTTATTTTTCTTTGACAGTAATAACAGCAGTAACAAAGATAATCTCAAGACATTATTAATATAGTTGAACTCACGGTTGGGTAGGTCCTCTACGATTCCACCAATGCCATGTATTGAACACTAACATGTCAATCCCCTTCCACAGCTCGCCGCCTTCAATGGAGTCCAGTTTTAGTATTCGACCCTTCGGTTCCCTTACGACATCCACCAGAAAAACATTGCGATCAAGCATTACTTTAACTCCGAATTCCTACATTGTCAAATGTGATTTTGAGATGCAAATTTAGCTTTAGCTCAGCTATATATAATCCAAGAATATGAATTAAGGACACGCTAAATCCATCGTGACTTAACAGTGAACGAGTTTTACTCAACATTATGAGTCGAAAGTCTCTTCCCCTTGAAGGGAGAAACAAGGAAATTGACCTACTTGTGAGAGAAGTTATGCTTCTTTTACAAAAACCATAATAATCTGGTAATCTTCTAATACATTTGCGATAGCTTGACGAGGACTTTTACAGGAAGGACTTCCATAGGATATAAAATGCAAATCAGCCTTTGTGATTTTAGCTAAGCTCTTGTTGTCCCGACTTTTCTATTCAACTCACCTATTTCATCTATCGTTTCATAGGTTATCCTGGTGATGGAAATGGCGCACGTAAACCATCATCCACATAAtggaaaatttataatttttgtgATTGATGAGAAGTAGAAAATCTGAGTAACTTAATCATGAATGAGATCTACCAAACCAATCAACGCACTTGGTAAATAAGGAGAAACATGTGACAAACAATAAAGGAAGGAGGGGTAGCGGTGCGGAATTGGAAGGACCactttttttttgttctttttcGTTTGTTTCAAGCATCATGGTTGTTGAGATACAACTTCCAAGAGGCCAAGAAAAGATAACATACTCGTACACGCAAATTTAGTTAGTTAAATCTGAAAGAGATGcactttttaacataaaaacgTCAATTTCCACTGataatttttattgaaaaactgTAAGGATCAAGAAAGTAATTACTGCAAAAATATTTGAAGGAAACTAACCGTCAAAGTGAAGGTGGAGACATCCTCTGATCTGGTCTCGTTGTATTTGATCCCGGGCACTGCCGTGTAAAGCATGCATAACAATGACTGCCATTGGTTTCTGCTGATCGAGTCTCCCACAAACATTATGCTTTTCCCTTTCAGTCTTCGCAATAATTCAACCCCATTAAACCTGCACGAATTTTAACCTTACATATATTGGtaacttttttttattattattagccATCGAGGCACACGTGTTACGTGTGTCATGAATATATAAGACTAATGTATTAAACTTTCGTGATTTTACAACAACATGACAGTAAAAACTTTTGTACTTGATCCATGAAAAGCAAGGGATTccaaagcttaaataaatatgtcaAACTCAATTTATTACCTCACATGATATATGTAttgatcataaaaaataatatttttttgaagcaGTAATATTATATCATGTGAAATAATGATAAACTTCAACgtaaaagaattaaaaaaaaagtcaaaaaaTCGTCTAAAAAATATGAGAACCTTGCTAGATCTTGaaacatttgagtttaaaatCTACCAaccaaaatataaatttgtccgTAAATAAATCTATCACCTGATGTTAGAGACAGACATAGAAAATCTATCAAGGGGAGTTAGGGGACGGAAGAGTCGATTCATTATAAGATTTTAGATAAATAAATTGCTgatgaattttaattttttttattgtggatataaaaaattaattttatgagaaaataatccaaaatttaatttcttcTACCGACTGTACGTTCCTACTCGACAACAAGAGCAcatgatatataaatataatatatatatatatatatatatatatatatatatatatatatatatatatatatatatatatatatatatatatattgattagcAACACAAAGAATAATTGATAGTTTTGAATTGTGATGCAGACATTTTGAACAGAGTCATGAcaatcatttaaaaatgatattttgaaaaGGAGAGGAAAATGAAACTGATACCGCATTAAAATGGCTTGAATTAATTGCTAAAGATATCCGGATGGGGGAAAGTATTACAATATGTGATTAGAAATACAACGAATGAACAAACCACCGATGACAACTGGAACCCCACATGTCCATTGTAGATCATTTATTGCAATTCATACATCAGTTTAtgacaaaacaataataaatcGTAGTATCTCCACCGTTGGAATTTTAGAAGTCCCTTATTTGTATTAAAATTTCAATTATCGCATACATCTTACATAGTataatgttaaaatgttaaagaTTGGAACTTAAACGGTAAACCTATCCTAAAATTAACTCAAATAAATAAGATTGTCTAAGACCATATATACAACCCtcacatattttatttaatcgaTGCAAGACAATTAACATGCGGATTTATGTTATCAACATTAAGCCACACGGTGTCCTCATATGGTAGTTTGGATGGAAAGATACCGTGAGCTTCTGTCAAGAAGTTAAGAGTCAAATCTTTACCTGTTTTTGCAGGTTGCTGCTGCGTTGATAATTTGGATTCTCcgatcattaaaaaaaataattatcaattaaatCATTGTATGTTATTAATTCTTTATTATCTCGTCTCATGAACTAAACGATTTCTAAAACATTTGAGTGTAACTTTccaaatatattaataaaatcttGTATACGATATTAGATATAATAAAATGGCAATCGAAGAAGTAGTAGTTgaaaactttcaaattttgtatGGAATATATTCTAATGAAATTGACTGTCtttcaaaattataatattgGAGTTTGGGAATATAATGGTAAAAAACAAATTGCACCGACGAAACAGAAGAATAATTCACTAATCTATAAACGACAGTCGACAGCTCAAAACTCCACAAAACCCCAAGCTTTAACCGACCAAACACCCACATGCATCCGAACAAATAAAGAGCTAATTATGGACCAAAGAACGGCTACAGAAGACGAAATCATCAAACAAAGCTAGATTAACTGATTCACCATATATTTATACCTGGGTAGGCTGCAGCCATTGGGCTGCCAACTGTAGTGGAGGTACGACTCATCGGGGCGGCCATTCTTCTGGCAACTGAACTCCTCCTGAACGAAAGGACAGGCTGTGGAGTTGTACAGAGGGTACGAAGAGTCGCGTACCCACCTCCCATGGAAGAAGTCGCAGCTATCCTCCGACTTTGATTGGTGGAACAGAAGCGATAAAATTACCATACCGCATTGAATCCGAAAACTCATATCTGCGATATTTCGTTGTGTGCACACTACACACACAAACATGTTGTCTGATGTTAGAGAAAGTAGTTAgctgtgtatatatattttgaggGTGGGAACATGGTGAGTTGGTGACAATAAATAACAAAGACGGCGATATTTTTTAAATGGGGAATCGACGTGgaattaattttgtaaaaagGATTAAAATTTACTTTCAGACCGCAGAGCCTGCGGCGCAGATCCTCTTTCCAACTATGGAATTATGCGCCTTAAATTTTGGAGCAGTTCTATTGTGAGACGATcgcacgaatttttatctgtgagacgggtcaatcctactcatattcacaataaaaaataatacttgtaGCAAAaaatgtaatactttttcatgaatgacccaaatagatcacaaaatacgatccatgagaccgtctcgcaCAAGTTTTGTCTAAATTTTGAATGTACATAGTAGAATTTGAAAATGTGTATAAATTCACATAGTTGTGAAATATATGAGTATTTGATCGATGATCAACATTCGATTTTTctgttaatatttttttgagatGAGTTTTTTTGTACAGAATATATTTAATAcggtttattatttatttatttaatttgatttgaaacgtgtatgaaaaagtaaaaattataagttttatgataaaaatattaaaaaatttttgtgagacggtctaacggatcgtatttgtgagacggatctcttatttgggtcatccatgaaaaagtattactttttatgctaagagtattactttttattgtggatatgggtagggttgacccgtctcacatattaatatccgtgagacggtctcacatgagacctactcaaatattaattaattttggtACAAAAATGTACTTTTTTGATTCGATAGTTATAATTATAAAGTAACAAATTTATCATGTTCTCTTTCACATTAATTGCAGACTTGCAGTATATTGTACGGTTCAGACAAATACTTTGAGCTCTTCTTTTGTGtagaaaaaatataaaatcaccAAAATATAGTCCAAATAcatctaaatttttaaaaatagctatTTTCATTTATGGTTAAGAGTGTTCATCAATCGGTTCGATttcattttcaattttttatttcggttttcgttttacatatatataatctGATATCCGTATTATTTTTCTTCGATTCAGTTTTCCATCGAAATAGTTCGATTATTTCAGTCGattatttcggttttgatataattatttataagataaagatataataaaatataatatgttatcttATATGATTtcttattaaaatattaaaatatctaaatgaattacataaaacaacaatcaactaaatattattcaaaataattcatcatccactaatatcatctcaaaaaatatataataaaaaataaaattattaatttagtgaatttcGGTTTTTTAAGTCAGTTCGAATTTGACATGTATAATCCGAAATCGGACCAaataaatttcagttttaaaattcatatctgaatTATAAAATTCGATTCGGTTCAATACAGTGTTCGGTTTTTCCGATTTGGATTTTACCCCTAATTATGATCGTCACATATGTTTATAACGTACGAATATATGTTATAATTGTTAAGAAAAATTACTCGAACTTTATTAAGTTTGATATATCAATTGCATATGCCATACATTAGTTTGCAAAGCGCACACGCTGATTGAGTGTCTTCAAAAGATAGCGGGTTATATGTTGTGTATGTGCAACTAAAACACATCAGCCTATCACTAGCAACAAAACGACTGCAAAGTTTATGAGGATTATAAATTTCCACACTGAAGAGTCTTGGAAGCTACGAAGTAAATATTTAATGAACCAAGAAAGCAAAATAAGTTCCAATTTTATGGTTTTAACTAAATAGATTGCCTGAAGAATATTTATAGCAAAAGTCTGAAAACATTTAATTCACAAAACTGCATTATTCacttttcataaaaatattgttttgaaatttaaaattctTGCAAACAGTGCTTAAAAAATTTGTCAATAAATGAATTCGACTTCGGCTGAGGCTAACCCTCAGATCAAAATTGAACAAAAATTTGCAGAGTAGCACAATTGATTTGGAAAACATGAATACGAAAAACAAGCTACGTCAAACGGACCAACCTGCCACCAGCCATTTACCGAGTCACGGCGGACTGGGCCAACCCAGCATGCTAACCCATTTTGCCAGCCTTATTTTGCTGGATTAAAGCAGTTCCCAACCCTCGAGTAAATAAATCCGTGATCGAAAGAAATTTTCAGATTTCTCTGTCTAGCACGAAAAATATAAATGATGTCCAAAAATATTAACACATGAAAGTCTAACCGTGTTGCATAGAATCAACCAACAGGAAAAACATAAGCTGATTTTGTAATTACAAAATCCTATTGTTCCTTTTTCCACTTTTTCTGAAAAGGAAATCCATCGAGTTATAAACCAAATATATTTCAATTTACACGACTTCTCAAAACAACAGCAATTAGAGTGGATCGTGCTTAAGCCGAATTGGAAAGTCCATAAAAAATTAAGCTAAAGCCTATATACAATCTAGTAATACAGCATGACAACAAAAAAGGATCACAAAAAAGGGTTAAAACTCGATACCACTGTTGAACTGAACGGAGTAAGAAGGCCTGCCGACATTGCCGATGGGAGTTTCAACCTTAAGGACTACACCTGCATTCCCAAAATTTCCATTCCATTTGGACCTTCCAACCTTAATCAGGAATTTGAGAGAGGGAGTAAGATACTTCTTGGAATTTCCGAGCAGAAAATAGGAAACTGGCATGAGTATGGTAAGGGCATCCTACTTATGATACATGCGAGGTAAAGGACACAAAACTTACAGATACAGATGCAAATGCCGAGGGATGGGTAACAAGGGAACAGCCCAGGTTAAGATTCACTTGCTCCTTCATTGAATGAGTAAGTTCCATCTGTAGACCAGGACAGCTACCACCAACTATCGGACATACGCTAAACATGAAGGGAACATGCAAAAATAAGTAAAATGTAAGTCTCAACGTTTCCAGACTGCACATGGTCGGCAAAGGAAGATATGAAA
This region of Primulina eburnea isolate SZY01 chromosome 14, ASM2296580v1, whole genome shotgun sequence genomic DNA includes:
- the LOC140813001 gene encoding protein trichome birefringence-like 41, with amino-acid sequence MFVCVVCTQRNIADMSFRIQCGMVILSLLFHQSKSEDSCDFFHGRWVRDSSYPLYNSTACPFVQEEFSCQKNGRPDESYLHYSWQPNGCSLPRFNGVELLRRLKGKSIMFVGDSISRNQWQSLLCMLYTAVPGIKYNETRSEDVSTFTLTEFGVKVMLDRNVFLVDVVREPKGRILKLDSIEGGELWKGIDMLVFNTWHWWNRRGPTQPWDYIELRGKLYKDMDRTAAFEKALVTWGGWVDANIDPAKTKVFFQGISPSHYNGSLWGEPRAKSCVGQKEPLLGSTYPGGLPPALTVLKRVLSTIKKPTKLLDVTNLSLLRKDGHPSIYGFSGEAGMDCSHWCLPGVPDTWNQILYSLIL